One genomic region from Phocoena sinus isolate mPhoSin1 chromosome 3, mPhoSin1.pri, whole genome shotgun sequence encodes:
- the RIOK2 gene encoding serine/threonine-protein kinase RIO2: MGKVNVAKLRYMSRDDFRVLTAVEMGMKNHEIVPCSLVASIASLKHGGCNKVLRELVKHKLIAWERTKTVQGYRLTNAGYDYLALKTLSSRQVVESVGNQMGVGKESDIYIVANEEGQQFALKLHRLGRTSFRNLKNKRDYHKHRHNMSWLYLSRLSAMKEFAYMKALYERKFPVPKPVDYNRHAVVMELIKGYPLCQIHHVEDPASVYDEAMELIVKLANHGLIHGDFNEFNLILDKDDHITMIDFPQMVSTSHTNAEWYFDRDVKCIRDFFMKRFSYESELFPTFSDIRREDSLDVEVSASGYTKEMQADDELLHPVGPDDKNIETEEGSEFSFSDEEISEKAKDCRSHIESGQDSIGESVDCCYRSSGDLEQVKEDSLSEDSADARSFEMTEFNQPLEEIKGQVVTNSSVTEFSEENSRTEHDTRQDDKTGQGGILMGPEEYEDECPHVIALSSVNKELRPFRDEENMEDVNQHRTRTLSVTSAGSVLSCSTIPPELVKQKVKRQLTKQQKSAVRRRLQKGEANIFTKQRRENMQNIKSSLEAASFWGE, encoded by the exons ATGGGGAAGGTGAATGTGGCCAAGTTGCGTTACATGAGCCGGGATGACTTCAGGGTCCTGACCGCG GTTGAAATGGGCATGAAGAACCATGAAATTGTTCCCTGCAGTTTGGTTGCTTCTATAGCCAGCCTTAAACATGGTGGTTGTAATAAAGTTTTAAGAGAACTAGTAAAACATAAACTTATAGCTTGGGAGCGAACCAAAA ctgTCCAGGGCTATCGGTTGACAAATGCAGGCTATGATTACCTAGCtttgaaaacactttcttctaGACAGGTGGTTGAGTCTGTTGGAAACCAGATGGGTGTTGGCAAAGAATCTG ATATTTACATTGTTGCAAATGAAGAAGGGCAGCAATTTGCATTAAAGCTTCACAGACTGGGAAGAACCTCCTTTCGAAATCTGAAAAACAAGCGTGATTATCATAAACACAGGCATAACATGTCTTGGCTTTATTTATCTCGTCTCTCTGCCATGAAAGAATTTGCTTATatgaag GCATTGTATGAAAGGAAATTTCCAGTTCCAAAGCCAGTTGATTATAATCGCCATGCAGTGGTCATGGAACTCATAAAAGGCTATCCTCT ATGTCAGATACACCATGTTGAAGATCCTGCATCAGTATATGATGAAGCTATGGAACTAATTGTTAAACTTGCAAATCATGGGCTAATTCATGGAGATTTCAATGAATTCAATCTCATTTTGGATAAAGATGACCACATCACCATGATCGATTTTCCACAGATGGTTTCAACTTCTCATACCAATGCTGAATG GTATTTTGACAGAGATGTTAAATGCATCAGAGATTTCTTCATGAAACGTTTCAGCTATGAAAGTGAGCTTTTCCCAACCTTTAGTGATATCAG gaGGGAGGACTCTCTTGATGTAGAGGTTTCTGCCAGCGGCTACACAAAGGAAATGCAGGCAGATGATGAACTACTTCATCCAGTAGGTCCAgatgataaaaatattgaaacagaGGAGGGATCTGAATTCTCATTTTCTGATGAAGAGATATCAGAAAAAGCAAAGGACTGTAGGTCACATATTGAAAGTGGACAGGACTCTATAGGTGAATCAGTTGACTGCTGTTACAGATCCTCTGGAGACCTGGAACAAGTAAAGGAAGACAGTTTGTCAGAGGACAGTGCTGATGCACGTAGTTTTGAAATGACTGAGTTCAATCAGcctttagaagaaataaaagggcAGGTTGTTACAAACAGTTCTGTAACTGAGTTTTCTGAGGAGAATAGCAGAACTGAACATGACACCAGGCAAGATGATAAGACAGGTCAAGGTGGAATCCTCATGGGCCCTGAGGAGTATGAAGATGAGTGCCCTCATGTGATTGCCTTGtcatcagtaaacaaagaattaaGGCCTTTCAG agatgaagaaaatatggaagaTGTTAATCAACATAGAACAAGAACTCTGAGTGTTACTTCTGCGGGCAGTGTGTTAAGCTGTTCAACAATTCCTCCG GAATTGGTGAAACAGAAGGTGAAGCGTCAGTTGACAAAACAGCAAAAATCAGCTGTGAGACGACGATTACAGAAAGGAGaagcaaatatatttacaaaGCAACGGAgagaaaacatgcaaaatattAAATCAAGTTTGGAAGCAGCTAGCTTTTGGGGAGAGTAA